From a region of the Deinococcus aestuarii genome:
- a CDS encoding endonuclease III, whose protein sequence is MPRVPAPPPGSSLTLTATAPPPRVRAPRPTPGQEAPPPPHLPEIARRLAETYLPTPPRPRLSPEPLDGLIETILSQQNVGAITRRQFGALKLAYPSWEAALADGPDGIEAVLRAAGGGLARIKADYIWNVLHRLEETRGALSLRETRDLGDAEARALLESLPGVGPKTASCVLLFDLARPAMPVDTHIDRIAKRLDLTPSRWSAVKVERWFDEVLPRDWTARYTFHVATIRHGRQTCKAGRPRCETCVLRDLCPSAAIFLGGREA, encoded by the coding sequence GTGCCCCGCGTTCCCGCTCCCCCGCCCGGGTCCTCCCTCACGCTGACCGCGACCGCCCCGCCTCCCAGGGTCCGCGCCCCCCGCCCCACCCCCGGCCAGGAGGCGCCGCCGCCCCCCCACCTCCCCGAGATCGCGCGGCGGCTGGCGGAAACGTACCTGCCGACCCCACCCCGCCCCAGGCTCAGTCCCGAACCCCTGGACGGCCTGATCGAAACGATCCTCAGCCAGCAGAACGTCGGCGCGATCACCCGGCGGCAGTTCGGGGCGCTCAAGCTCGCCTACCCGAGTTGGGAGGCGGCGCTGGCGGACGGCCCGGACGGCATCGAGGCCGTCCTCCGCGCGGCGGGCGGCGGTCTGGCGAGGATCAAGGCCGACTACATCTGGAACGTCCTGCACCGGCTGGAGGAGACGCGCGGCGCCCTGAGCCTGCGGGAGACCCGCGACCTCGGCGACGCGGAGGCCCGCGCCCTGCTGGAATCGCTGCCCGGGGTGGGACCCAAGACGGCGAGCTGTGTGCTGCTGTTCGATCTGGCAAGACCCGCGATGCCGGTGGATACGCACATCGACCGCATCGCCAAGCGGCTCGACCTCACCCCGTCCCGCTGGAGCGCCGTCAAGGTGGAGCGCTGGTTCGACGAGGTGCTCCCGCGCGACTGGACGGCCCGCTACACCTTCCACGTCGCCACCATCCGCCACGGTCGCCAGACCTGCAAGGCGGGGCGGCCCCGCTGCGAGACGTGCGTTCTGCGCGACCTGTGCCCGTCTGCGGC